In the Hordeum vulgare subsp. vulgare chromosome 7H, MorexV3_pseudomolecules_assembly, whole genome shotgun sequence genome, one interval contains:
- the LOC123409750 gene encoding uncharacterized protein LOC123409750 — translation MMLDKGSLDLVLVPCGLVIMFGYHLILLYRILRHPAATVIGYENHNKLAWVRRMAQATPEETGLAMSVISSSIAASTNLASLSIALGSLIGAWVSSTSKVFMTELVYGDNSQATAAVKYISLLVCFLVSFTCFIHSARYYVQASFLVTTLDSDVPASYMQHAVIRGGNFWSMGLRALYFATTLLMWIFGPIPMFVCSVFMVFILHMLDSNSLPLHQYQFTVRKGRDQGALASILATSQPSPQNAIINNPILSPVRFFS, via the exons atgatgctCGATAAGGGCTCGCTGGACCTGGTGCTGGTGCCGTGTGGCCTTGTCATCATGTTCGGCTACCACCTCATCCTCCTCTACCGGATACTCCGGCATCCGGCCGCCACCGTCATCGGCTACGAGAATCACAACAAGCTGGCGTGGGTTCGCCGCATGGCCCAG GCGACACCGGAGGAGACGGGGCTGGCGATGAGCGTGATCTCCAGCAGTATCGCGGCGTCCACCAACCTGGCCTCGCTGTCCATCGCACTGGGCTCGCTCATCGGCGCCTGGGTCAGCAGCACAAGCAAGGTGTTCATGACGGAGCTCGTCTACGGCGACAACAGCCAGGCGACGGCGGCGGTCAAGTACATCTCCCTCCTCGTCTGCTTTCTGGTGTCCTTCACTTGCTTCATCCATTCCGCAAG GTACTATGTCCAAGCCAGCTTCCTGGTGACCACGCTCGACTCCGACGTCCCGGCGAGCTACATGCAGCATGCGGTGATCCGAGGCGGCAACTTCTGGTCCATGGGGCTCCGAGCACTCTACTTCGCAACGACGCTGCTGATGTGGATATTCGGGCCAATACCTATGTTCGTCTGCTCAGTGTTCATGGTGTTCATCCTACACATGCTGGACAGCAACTCCCTGCCCCTGCACCAGTACCAGTTCACAGTTAGGAAAGGGCGTGATCAGGGGGCTCTGGCATCTATTCTAGCTACAAGCCAACCAAGTCCTCAAAATGCAATTATCAATAACCCAATATTATCGCCTGTAAGATTCTTCAGTTGA